One Nicotiana tomentosiformis chromosome 4, ASM39032v3, whole genome shotgun sequence genomic window carries:
- the LOC104100701 gene encoding glycolipid transfer protein 3 produces MKRKRDMEIESTEIRSAIQELSMLQLLKVQPEEAEAEADDHNITTIPTLPFLSISTLVLQVLDKIGPTMTVLRQDIYQNIQRLEKIHDSDPSLYSNIVEILKKEVNEGKERKGPSCSKAVLWLTRSLDFTLALLQLLVEDLERNMEQAVQESYTKTLKPWHGWISSAAFKVALKLVPDSKGLITILMGKNKSNDDFKKEMRTLISLLAPLLKEIHNVLGAYGLDTLKST; encoded by the exons ATGAAGAGAAAAAGAGATATGGAGATAGAGTCAACTGAAATACGATCTGCTATTCAAGAACTTTCCATGTTGCAGCTGCTCAAAGTACAACCTGaagaagctgaagctgaagctgatgATCATAATATTACCACTATTCCTACCTTGCCTTTTCTCTCTATCTCTACTTTGGTCCTTCAAGTTCTTG ATAAGATAGGGCCAACAATGACAGTATTGAGACAAGACATATATCAGAACATCCAG AGATTGGAAAAGATACATGATTCAGACCCTTCCCTCTACTCAAATATAGTTGAGATATTAAAGAAAGAGGTTAATGAGGGCAAAGAAAGAAAGGGTCCTAGCTGTAGCAAAGCTGTTCTTTGGCTCACCAG GTCCTTGGATTTCACATTAGCATTGTTACAACTACTGGTTGAAGATTTAGAGAGGAATATGGAGCAAGCAGTTCAAGAATCTTACACTAAAACTCTTAAGCCATGGCACGGATGGATCTCTTCAGCAGCTTTCAAA GTAGCGTTAAAGCTAGTGCCAGACAGCAAGGGTTTAATCACAATTCTCAtgggaaaaaataaaagtaacgATGACTTTAAGAAGGAAATGCGCACCTTAATTTCACTACTGGCACCTCTGTTAAAAGAAATTCACAACGTTCTG GGTGCATATGGTCTTGATACGTTAAAATCTACTTGA